From the genome of Miscanthus floridulus cultivar M001 chromosome 10, ASM1932011v1, whole genome shotgun sequence, one region includes:
- the LOC136490022 gene encoding uncharacterized protein, whose product MGAGCVCRRRCRGTAVPDAIVACVQLPPRSFTPSGLGAPRDCCVVAALAGEQTVLRRGLRRHPRQPPATPATNTVSRLPRTRKCICKHASMPLLLVGVDYEYKAVNLLKDEQSDPG is encoded by the exons ATGGGCGCTGGCTGTGTCTGCCGCCGGCGCTGCCGTGGGACGGCCGTTCCCGACGCTATTGTTGCCTGTGTCCAATTGCCGCCTCGAAGTTTCACTCCGAGCGGTCTGGGAGCACCCCGGGACTGCTGCGTCGTCGCCGCCCTAGCGGGGGAGCAAACC GTTCTTCGCCGAGGACTTCGCCGCCATCCGCGGCAACCGCCCGCCACGCCGGCCACCAATACGGTCAGCAGATTGCCACGAACAAGGAAGTGCATCTGCAAGCACGCGTCCATGCCATTGTTGCTGGTAG GTGTGGATTACGAGTACAAGGCAGTGAACCTTCTCAAGGATGAGCAGTCTGATCCAG